One genomic window of Lusitaniella coriacea LEGE 07157 includes the following:
- a CDS encoding Uma2 family endonuclease yields the protein MTSQTPPTTQTNPPHPPWETLPTMYDLPSENPEEPGLPDDFHFLQPLLLFLTFLPPNWNPAQVYSAADLNLYYDLEHPLWHKRPDWFGVVGTSKLYRGEDLRLSYVTWQEPANPFVVVELLSPGTEAEDLGGTQQENRPPRKWDVYERILRIPYYIVFSRYTNELQGFHLVGAQYAPMEFEEGELHLPELGLKLGIWQGEFKGIERLWLRWLTEAGDLIPIPEEEAQQAQQEAQQAQQEAAKANRKAEQLAERLRELGIDPDDL from the coding sequence ATGACCTCTCAGACACCCCCCACAACTCAAACAAATCCGCCGCATCCCCCTTGGGAAACCCTTCCCACCATGTACGATTTGCCCAGCGAAAACCCAGAGGAACCCGGTTTGCCCGACGATTTCCACTTTCTCCAACCCCTATTACTTTTTCTCACATTCCTCCCTCCCAATTGGAACCCCGCACAAGTCTACAGTGCCGCAGACTTGAACCTCTACTACGACCTCGAACACCCCCTCTGGCATAAGCGTCCCGATTGGTTCGGCGTGGTGGGTACCTCCAAACTCTATCGGGGAGAAGACTTGCGTTTGAGTTACGTCACTTGGCAAGAACCCGCCAATCCCTTTGTGGTGGTGGAGTTGCTCTCGCCGGGAACCGAAGCGGAAGATTTAGGAGGAACGCAACAAGAGAATCGTCCGCCGAGGAAATGGGACGTGTACGAACGAATTTTACGAATTCCCTACTACATCGTGTTTAGTCGCTATACCAACGAACTGCAAGGATTCCATTTAGTGGGGGCGCAGTACGCACCGATGGAGTTTGAGGAGGGAGAGTTACATCTGCCGGAATTGGGGTTGAAGTTAGGGATTTGGCAAGGAGAATTTAAAGGAATTGAACGGTTGTGGTTGCGATGGTTGACTGAAGCGGGGGACTTGATTCCCATTCCCGAAGAAGAAGCCCAACAAGCTCAACAGGAAGCCCAGCAAGCTCAACAGGAAGCAGCAAAAGCAAACAGAAAAGCCGAGCAACTTGCCGAACGCTTGCGCGAATTAGGGATCGATCCTGATGATTTGTAA
- a CDS encoding YdcF family protein yields the protein MNPRHWLRWKLVERFLLFLFGILLGCLLFLGIRLQAAASKPVDAFFVLGGSIRREMYVAEQIAKTPKIPVLISHGSLDPCIWLIFQREQASMQKVWLEHCANSTFENFYFGVPILKRWKVHKVKLITSATHLPRAKWMAQILFGAQGIWVEMDIAKETGVPANQESAIKTSLDVVRSLGWAIAGQFIQPDCTDIIPLAEVDMATWRKTGFKCEHQGNLDDSE from the coding sequence ATGAATCCACGCCATTGGTTACGTTGGAAACTCGTCGAACGCTTCTTATTATTCCTTTTTGGCATCTTACTCGGTTGCTTACTTTTTCTTGGAATTCGCTTACAAGCTGCCGCCTCTAAACCCGTTGATGCCTTTTTCGTTCTTGGCGGGAGTATTCGGCGAGAAATGTATGTTGCCGAACAGATCGCAAAAACTCCAAAAATCCCCGTCCTCATCTCCCACGGTTCCCTTGACCCTTGCATTTGGCTGATTTTCCAAAGGGAGCAAGCATCCATGCAAAAAGTTTGGCTCGAACACTGTGCCAACAGCACTTTTGAGAACTTTTACTTTGGCGTACCTATCTTGAAACGCTGGAAGGTACATAAAGTGAAATTGATTACCTCTGCAACCCATCTTCCGCGAGCAAAATGGATGGCGCAAATTCTCTTTGGCGCACAGGGAATTTGGGTGGAAATGGATATCGCGAAAGAAACGGGCGTTCCTGCCAATCAAGAATCTGCGATAAAAACCAGTTTAGATGTCGTTCGTAGTCTAGGATGGGCGATCGCGGGGCAATTTATTCAACCCGATTGTACTGACATTATTCCCCTCGCAGAGGTGGATATGGCAACTTGGCGCAAGACGGGATTTAAATGCGAACATCAGGGCAATCTCGACGATAGCGAATGA
- a CDS encoding choice-of-anchor K domain-containing protein, producing the protein MYGNPNSKLALILSTTILSAFFSLFPTSVRAIALNRVSGIWSNVIGDENTIELQTVGDESQVRWGIPLGNGKSGLGFTGIGATELNIGDPFIIGTLRHFNNPITLPATSADLTLELEFSDPLLTQFFTFSLDIDETPNVEPCQYFGTSTCPDLIQFSPASMLTSLQLERTNYTLNFLGFWTSFEESPIVQIISEELSSSPTQAYLIGKIKPNSPSVGVPEPKTLFGFFFVGFYFLRSRDRFGRK; encoded by the coding sequence ATGTACGGAAATCCAAATTCAAAACTTGCACTGATTCTATCCACAACAATACTGTCTGCGTTCTTTTCCTTGTTTCCTACTTCTGTTCGCGCCATTGCGCTCAATCGTGTTTCTGGGATTTGGAGTAATGTTATTGGGGATGAAAATACAATCGAATTGCAAACTGTTGGCGATGAAAGTCAAGTACGCTGGGGGATTCCCTTGGGAAATGGAAAAAGTGGATTGGGTTTTACGGGAATTGGTGCAACTGAATTGAATATTGGCGATCCTTTTATCATTGGAACGCTTCGTCACTTTAATAATCCTATTACCCTTCCTGCAACGAGTGCAGATTTAACCCTTGAATTGGAATTTAGCGATCCCCTTCTAACGCAATTTTTTACCTTTTCACTGGACATCGATGAAACGCCAAATGTCGAGCCTTGCCAATATTTTGGAACGAGTACTTGTCCGGATCTCATTCAATTTTCCCCTGCATCGATGTTAACTTCGCTGCAACTGGAAAGAACTAATTATACGCTCAATTTTTTGGGTTTCTGGACAAGTTTTGAGGAAAGTCCAATAGTGCAAATCATTTCAGAAGAACTCAGTTCCAGTCCAACTCAAGCCTATCTCATTGGAAAAATCAAGCCTAATTCCCCTTCTGTCGGCGTTCCTGAACCCAAAACCTTATTCGGTTTCTTTTTTGTTGGATTCTACTTTTTAAGATCGCGCGATCGTTTTGGCAGAAAATAG
- a CDS encoding glycoside hydrolase family 10 protein has translation MKQRLTPIINRLLRIRRRTGFILLLLFSFILAFINPLPSYSQVQLTDIQNHWASACIQNLAERNQISGYPDKSFRPNQPVTRAEFAALLNKVFPDALTLRAGGDFPDVSQNFWGRSAIKRAYETDFLTGYPDGRFRPNQNISRVQALVSLVSGLQLSLNLPVDDTLNKALSDAAAIPNYAKAKIVTALGQQMVVNYPNVRQFNPNRAATRGEVAAFVCRAIQAPGVPVAYVAGEAPVVSAKPELRGVWLTNVDSDVLFSAQKLSDAIARLDTLGFNTLYPTVWNWGYTLYPSPVMQREIGISLDPTPGLQGRDMLKETITQGHAKGMGVIPWFEFGFMAPADSELAKRHPEWLTERRNGETVWVEGGVHDRVWLNPLRPDVQKFLTDLVVEIVENYDIDGIQFDDHFGYPSDFGYDDFTVELYKKEHNGQEPPTEAKNSDWIQWRADKITDFMKDLFAEIKAEKSDVLVSLSPNPQEFSRESYLLDWQNWERLGLIEELIVQVYRDDLARFREELNHPSIRQAQEHIPTGIGILSGLKGRFVPFSQIENQVKIVRDRGFAGVSFFFYESLWNYTNSTAEQRQSEFKTLFPNKVKRPNVYDDWSS, from the coding sequence ATGAAACAGAGATTAACCCCGATTATTAACCGCCTCCTTCGCATCCGTCGCCGAACGGGGTTTATTCTTCTCCTTCTCTTCAGCTTCATCCTTGCGTTTATTAACCCCCTTCCCAGCTACTCCCAAGTGCAACTGACGGATATTCAAAATCACTGGGCGAGTGCCTGTATCCAGAATTTAGCGGAACGCAACCAAATTAGCGGCTATCCCGACAAGAGTTTTCGCCCCAATCAACCCGTCACCAGGGCGGAATTTGCTGCTTTGCTCAACAAGGTTTTTCCCGATGCTCTCACCCTGCGCGCGGGAGGAGATTTTCCGGATGTTTCCCAAAACTTCTGGGGGCGTTCGGCGATAAAAAGAGCCTACGAAACTGACTTTTTGACGGGGTATCCCGACGGGCGCTTTCGCCCCAATCAAAACATTTCTCGCGTACAGGCGTTGGTTTCTTTGGTTTCGGGGTTACAACTTTCCCTGAATTTACCTGTGGATGACACTTTGAACAAAGCCTTGAGTGATGCGGCAGCGATTCCCAACTACGCAAAGGCAAAGATTGTGACTGCCCTAGGGCAACAAATGGTGGTGAATTATCCCAATGTGCGCCAATTTAACCCTAACAGGGCGGCAACGCGGGGGGAGGTTGCTGCTTTTGTGTGTCGAGCGATTCAAGCACCCGGCGTTCCCGTAGCCTATGTTGCAGGAGAAGCGCCTGTTGTCTCAGCAAAGCCGGAATTGCGCGGGGTTTGGCTGACGAATGTTGATAGCGACGTTCTGTTTTCCGCTCAAAAACTGTCGGACGCGATCGCGCGCCTTGATACCCTAGGCTTTAATACCCTCTATCCCACGGTTTGGAATTGGGGCTACACGCTATATCCCAGCCCTGTGATGCAGCGAGAAATTGGTATTTCTCTCGATCCCACTCCCGGACTGCAAGGGCGAGATATGCTCAAAGAAACGATTACCCAGGGACACGCGAAAGGGATGGGGGTCATTCCCTGGTTTGAATTTGGGTTTATGGCTCCGGCGGATTCGGAATTGGCAAAACGTCACCCAGAGTGGTTAACTGAACGCCGTAATGGTGAAACCGTCTGGGTTGAAGGGGGCGTTCACGATCGCGTGTGGCTCAATCCCCTCCGTCCCGACGTGCAAAAATTCCTCACGGATTTAGTGGTAGAAATTGTTGAAAATTACGACATTGATGGGATTCAATTTGACGACCATTTCGGCTATCCTTCGGATTTTGGCTATGATGATTTCACCGTTGAATTGTACAAAAAGGAACACAACGGACAGGAACCGCCAACGGAGGCGAAAAATTCTGATTGGATTCAGTGGCGAGCGGATAAAATCACGGATTTCATGAAAGATTTGTTTGCCGAAATCAAGGCGGAAAAGAGCGATGTTCTCGTATCGTTATCGCCCAATCCGCAAGAGTTTTCCCGCGAATCCTATTTACTCGATTGGCAAAACTGGGAACGTTTAGGATTGATTGAAGAGTTAATCGTACAGGTTTATCGCGACGATTTGGCGCGTTTTCGCGAGGAGTTAAATCATCCTTCCATTCGTCAAGCGCAGGAACATATTCCCACGGGAATTGGAATTTTGTCGGGTTTAAAAGGGCGTTTCGTTCCTTTCTCGCAAATCGAAAATCAAGTTAAAATTGTGCGCGATCGCGGTTTTGCTGGCGTATCCTTCTTCTTCTACGAAAGTTTGTGGAACTACACCAATAGCACCGCCGAACAGCGTCAGTCTGAGTTCAAAACGCTCTTTCCCAATAAGGTTAAACGACCTAATGTTTATGATGATTGGTCGTCATAA
- a CDS encoding vWA domain-containing protein, which produces MKVGLQPILNDSHLDANQSSSQRQLSISVATITDNGEERLPLNLCLVLDRSGSMHGQPMKTVKQAAIDLIEKLTPRDRLSVVVFDHRAKVIIPNQTVEDIEQIKKQINRLKADGGTAIDEGLRLGMEETAKGKRDTSSQIFLLTDGENEHGDNPTCLKLAKLASEYSITLNTLGFGKHWNQDVLENISDTAGGTLSYIEKPEQATDEFGRLFKRVQSVGLTNAHLLLELIPDVRLAELKPIAQVAPETIELPVTQEGEKFVVRLGDLMKEERTILANLYIGQLSPGEQLIANLQVRYDDPALGKEGLLSENIPISVEIQQAYTPEPNEQVQKSILALAKYRQTQIAESKLHQGDRAGAATMLQTAAKTALQLGDSNAATVLQKSATQLQSGQELSESDRKKTRIVSKTILQE; this is translated from the coding sequence ATGAAAGTGGGATTGCAGCCGATCTTAAATGATTCCCATCTCGATGCCAATCAATCGAGCAGCCAGCGTCAACTCTCGATTTCGGTGGCAACCATAACGGACAATGGGGAAGAACGTTTGCCCTTAAATCTTTGTTTAGTTCTCGATCGTAGCGGTTCGATGCACGGACAGCCGATGAAAACGGTCAAACAAGCCGCGATCGATCTGATTGAAAAATTAACGCCGCGCGATCGTCTCTCTGTGGTTGTTTTCGATCATAGAGCGAAAGTCATTATTCCCAATCAAACTGTTGAAGATATCGAGCAAATTAAAAAACAAATTAATCGCCTGAAAGCAGATGGCGGAACTGCAATTGATGAAGGGTTGAGATTGGGGATGGAGGAAACCGCCAAAGGCAAACGCGACACCTCTTCCCAAATTTTTCTACTCACGGATGGAGAGAACGAACACGGAGACAATCCAACCTGTTTGAAATTGGCAAAACTTGCCTCGGAGTATAGCATCACCCTCAATACGTTGGGTTTTGGCAAACACTGGAATCAGGACGTTCTGGAAAATATTTCCGACACGGCGGGGGGAACCCTCAGTTATATCGAAAAGCCCGAACAAGCCACGGATGAATTTGGTCGCCTCTTTAAGCGAGTGCAATCGGTCGGCTTAACCAATGCCCATTTATTGCTCGAATTGATTCCAGATGTGAGGCTAGCAGAACTCAAACCCATCGCGCAAGTTGCACCGGAAACCATCGAATTACCCGTCACCCAGGAAGGCGAGAAATTTGTGGTGCGCTTGGGGGATTTAATGAAAGAAGAACGAACGATCCTCGCTAACCTTTATATCGGTCAACTTTCTCCCGGCGAACAACTCATCGCCAACCTACAGGTGCGCTATGACGATCCTGCGTTAGGGAAGGAAGGGTTACTCTCAGAAAACATTCCGATTTCTGTGGAGATTCAACAGGCTTATACGCCCGAACCGAACGAACAAGTGCAAAAATCAATCTTAGCGCTAGCGAAATACCGTCAAACCCAAATTGCCGAGTCTAAGTTACACCAAGGCGATCGCGCGGGTGCTGCAACAATGCTACAAACAGCAGCGAAAACGGCGCTACAACTGGGAGATAGCAATGCAGCAACGGTTCTGCAAAAAAGCGCCACACAACTTCAATCGGGACAAGAGCTTTCCGAAAGCGATCGCAAGAAGACTCGCATTGTCTCTAAAACAATCTTACAAGAGTAG
- a CDS encoding ABC transporter ATP-binding protein, which translates to MAKVELQDISRQFDRAIAVENISFTVPDGEFWVLVGPSGCGKSTILRTIAGLETATSGHLYIGETLMNGVPARQRDVAMVFQNYALYPHMTVFENLAFGLKMRQVEDSAIAQKVEKAARSLAIEHLLQRKPKQLSGGQQQRVALGRAIVREPQVFLLDEPLSNLDAQLRDETRAELKQLHTRLGITTIYVTHDCVEAMTLADRIVVLNRGRIQQIGSPHAIYNRPKNLMVATFLGNPPMNILRAIYIDGTFEIHDQTLPCPLTLRERLQPKNGQRFDLGIRPEHIRITPSTEQSHLTVKLDILEPLGRETLIRATLPQSDILLNFYSDGNWQGSPGDTLSIHLDLDHLLVFDPGSGKTIHVTSNFPD; encoded by the coding sequence ATGGCAAAAGTCGAACTCCAGGATATTTCACGCCAATTCGATCGCGCGATCGCGGTTGAAAATATTTCCTTTACAGTTCCCGACGGGGAATTTTGGGTTTTGGTGGGTCCTTCGGGGTGCGGGAAGTCCACCATTTTGCGAACCATTGCTGGATTAGAAACCGCAACATCAGGACATCTCTATATCGGCGAAACGCTCATGAATGGGGTTCCAGCACGCCAGCGAGACGTGGCGATGGTGTTCCAAAATTATGCTCTGTATCCCCACATGACCGTGTTTGAGAACTTAGCCTTTGGCTTAAAAATGCGTCAGGTTGAAGATAGCGCGATCGCGCAAAAAGTCGAAAAAGCCGCGCGATCTCTTGCAATAGAACACCTCCTTCAACGTAAGCCCAAACAGCTCTCTGGCGGTCAACAGCAGCGTGTTGCCCTAGGGCGCGCGATCGTCCGCGAACCCCAAGTCTTTCTCCTTGACGAACCGCTCTCCAACCTAGACGCGCAACTGCGAGACGAAACCCGCGCAGAACTCAAGCAACTCCACACTCGCTTAGGAATCACCACCATCTACGTCACCCACGATTGCGTCGAAGCAATGACCCTAGCCGATCGAATTGTCGTCCTCAATCGGGGACGAATTCAACAAATTGGTTCGCCTCACGCCATTTATAACCGACCCAAAAACCTCATGGTTGCGACATTTTTGGGCAATCCTCCCATGAACATTCTTCGGGCAATCTACATCGACGGCACATTTGAAATTCATGATCAAACCTTACCCTGTCCGCTTACCCTTCGAGAACGACTACAACCCAAAAACGGACAGAGATTCGATCTCGGTATCCGTCCGGAACATATTCGCATAACCCCTTCTACTGAACAAAGTCACTTAACCGTCAAGTTAGATATTCTCGAACCATTAGGACGAGAAACCTTGATTCGGGCAACGCTTCCCCAATCAGATATCTTGCTCAACTTTTATAGCGACGGAAATTGGCAAGGGAGTCCCGGCGATACTCTATCAATTCATCTCGATCTCGACCATTTATTAGTTTTCGATCCCGGAAGTGGCAAGACGATTCATGTTACTTCCAATTTCCCTGACTAA
- the ctpB gene encoding carboxyl-terminal processing protease CtpB, with product MNQTRRFFSLLPNVLLNGAIAALATTSMLAPGFSPSVKAALEDSPKTVIDEVWQLVNREFVHTTFNQEEWNATRQELLSKDYASNEDAYNAIRKALRQLSDPYTRFLDPKEFEALTNQTTGELSGIGIRLEVNPQTQTLTVVEPLDNSPASEAGIRAGDRILKIDGKPTALMSVEQASELIRGEEGTEINLQVARERGNVFELALKRAQIELPVLHSTLKQEGSLQVGYLRLDEFSSHAAEQMEKAIRQLEGEKVDGFVLDLRGNPGGLLFSSVDIARMWIEEGPIVSTVNRKGGDREYSANRTSITNLPLVVLVDGYSASASEILAGALKDNKRATIVGSRTFGKGTVQSVHSLSDGSGLAVTISRYYPPSGVDINKKGIVPDVQLNLTGAQENLLGMNPMLKGTRQDPQYARAIALLSRTSIGQGRPSPGGIATTPSIAIPATPLR from the coding sequence ATGAACCAAACGCGCAGATTCTTCTCTCTTCTTCCTAACGTTCTGTTAAACGGCGCGATCGCGGCTCTCGCGACCACCTCCATGCTAGCGCCGGGATTTAGCCCCTCTGTTAAAGCCGCCCTAGAAGACAGTCCTAAAACGGTTATCGATGAAGTCTGGCAACTCGTCAATCGAGAGTTCGTCCACACCACCTTTAATCAAGAAGAGTGGAATGCGACGCGACAAGAACTTCTCAGCAAAGATTACGCCTCCAACGAAGACGCTTATAACGCCATTCGCAAAGCGCTGCGACAATTAAGCGATCCCTACACCCGCTTCCTCGACCCCAAAGAATTTGAAGCCTTAACCAATCAAACAACCGGAGAGCTATCCGGGATTGGTATTCGTTTGGAAGTGAATCCCCAAACCCAAACCTTAACCGTCGTCGAACCCCTTGATAATTCCCCCGCAAGCGAAGCGGGAATTCGTGCGGGAGACAGAATCCTCAAAATTGATGGCAAACCCACCGCCTTGATGAGCGTCGAGCAAGCCTCCGAACTCATCCGAGGCGAAGAAGGGACAGAAATCAACCTGCAAGTTGCCCGCGAGCGGGGTAATGTTTTTGAGCTTGCCCTCAAACGCGCTCAGATCGAACTTCCCGTCTTACACTCCACCCTCAAGCAAGAAGGATCGCTACAAGTGGGCTATCTCCGCTTAGATGAGTTTAGCTCCCACGCCGCCGAGCAGATGGAAAAGGCGATCAGACAACTAGAAGGAGAAAAAGTAGACGGATTCGTGTTAGATTTGCGCGGCAATCCTGGCGGCTTGCTTTTTTCTAGCGTTGATATCGCGCGGATGTGGATTGAAGAGGGCCCCATCGTCAGTACGGTAAATCGCAAAGGGGGCGATCGCGAATACTCTGCCAATCGAACATCCATCACCAACCTACCCTTAGTCGTACTGGTGGATGGCTATTCTGCAAGTGCCAGCGAAATCCTCGCAGGAGCGCTCAAAGACAACAAACGAGCCACGATTGTGGGTTCGCGAACCTTTGGTAAAGGAACCGTGCAATCGGTTCACTCTCTATCCGACGGTTCGGGTTTAGCGGTGACTATTTCTCGGTACTATCCCCCCAGTGGCGTGGATATCAACAAAAAAGGTATTGTTCCAGACGTTCAGCTCAATTTAACCGGAGCGCAAGAGAATTTATTGGGTATGAATCCCATGTTGAAAGGAACCCGACAAGACCCGCAATACGCCAGAGCGATCGCGCTGTTGAGTCGCACCAGTATCGGTCAAGGTCGTCCCTCACCGGGGGGAATTGCAACGACCCCTTCAATCGCGATTCCAGCAACACCTTTACGTTAA